GATCTGAGCGACTGGAACAAACATCTGCCTCTGGAGCAGGACAGGCTACGCATGGCGGCGACCGTGCGCTTGATGAACGCAGGCGCGCATTATGTGATCGACGGCATTTCGGAACTACCCGGCTGCCTTGACGATATCGAAAGCCGGCATGGCCGCAGGGATGTACCGGAGCCATTGCTTCGCAGCGACGCCAGGCACTGCGAACGGCTATAGTGGGGGCAGAATTCTCGCTTGAAGGAGCCATCCATGCCAGCCAACCGTCTGAAAGTACAGCTCGAGCACTTGCAGGAAACCCTGACTGATCCGGAAGCGCCGTTAACCCCCGAGGAGCGCCAGTCGCTTCAGGAACTTGCTACCAACCTGGAGGCACGGGTAATCGCCATGGAGGCACAGGAACAAGCGGAAGCAGACCCGACGCTCGTCGATGGAGTCAATCTAATGGTCGAGCGCTTCGAGGCCAGTCACCCGCGTGTAGCCGGCACGCTGCGAAGCGTCATGCAGACCCTGGTCGACATCGGCGTATGAGACGCCTCGCTACTGCCTGGCCAGCCTGAAGTTTTCCGGCATGCCCGGCTCGGTCGAGCGGTAGGGATTGATATCCAGACCGCCACGCCGGACATACCGGGCATATACCGTCAGCTCGGCGTTCTTCCCCAACAGACTCTGCAGGTCACAGAAAATCCGCTCGACGCACTGTTCGTGAAAGTCAGAGTGCTGTCGGAACGAAACCAGGTAACGCAACAGGCTCGCGCCGTCGATACGCTGCCCCGCATAACGGATCGATACCGACGCCCAGTCAGGCTGTCCGGTGACCGGACAGTTGGACTTGAGCAGATGGCTGAACAGATGCTCGCGAGCGACCTCACCGGATGCCGCCAGCTGCAGCAGGCCGGGGTTGTACTCGTACTGATCGATCTTCACATCCAGATCGTCCAGGCAGGTTCCGGGCATCTGCCCCATACCCAACTGGTGCAACTGTCCCATGTTCATCAGGCGTACCATGACCGGCCCCTGAGCGGCGACAGACAGATCCGACTCCAGTGTGCGCAACACTTCGCGCCGGTCGCTGAACACGGTCTGGTTGAACGAGTTGAGGTACAGCTTGAAGGACTTGGATTCGACGATTCGGCCGCCGCGCAGCGGGAAGATGAACTCGGCTGCAGCGATCTCGGGCTTGCCGGACGGATTCAGCCAGGAGAGTTCATAGCAATTCCAGATGTCGGCTCCATGAAACGGCAGCTGGTCCGCGTCCAGGCCAAGCTCCTGCCACTTCGGCGCGCGCGCGATCGGAAACAGCAGCGACGGCGTGTACACGCTGACGTACGCGCTGGATTTTCCAAGAGGCGATTGCTCGGCCGGATGCTGTTGCGACATGACGGGTCTCCCTTCGATCAGAGCGGCAGGATACCCGTCGGGCGACCTTCAGGCTAGTTATTGTCCGGCGGCTGAATCAGACTTCCCGACCCCTGCGGCGGATGGCCGCCTGAGCCGGGCCCGGCCCCCAGACTTACTGACGCATGCCCGTGCCACGCACCAGCAGCCGATAGCTGTAGCCGTACAGCACCGCAATGAACACGGCCATCAGGATCAGCGCGGTAGCGATGGGGATGTCGGAAACGCCCAGTATGCCGTAGCGGAACGCGTTAACCATGTGCAGGATCGGATTGATCAGCGACACGCCCTGCCAGAACTCGGGGAGCATGTTGATCGAGTAGAACACACCGCCCAGGTAGGTCAGCGGCGTAAGCACGAAGGTCGGAACGATCGAGATATCATCGAAGGTGCGTGCATACACCGCATTGATGAAGCCGCCCAGCGAGAACACCAGCGAGGTGAAGAACACCACGGCTATGGTCAGACCGATGTGCTGGACGTTCAGGCGGGTGAAGAACAGCGACATGAGGGTGACGATGAACCCCACGGCCAGGCCTCGGGCAACCCCTCCGAAGGTGTATCCGAGCAGGATGACATGGGGCGAGACAGGGGCAACCATCAACTCCTCGATGGAACGCTGGAACTTGGTACTGAAGAAACTCGAGACCACGTTCGAGTAACTGTTGGTGATGACCGACATCATGATCAGGCCCGGCACGATGTAATCGATGTACTCGTAACCGTCCATGGTGCCGATCCGACTGCCGATCAGATTGCCGAAGATGACGAAGTACAACGCCATGGTGATGCCCGGGGGGAGCAGCGTCTGCGGCCATATGCGCGTAAACCGGCGGATCTCCTTGTTCAGGATGGTGGTAAACGCGATCCAGCTGTTGCGCCAATAGGTCATGCCTGCGCTCCCTTTTCTGCGTTGTCATCGACCAGCGCGAGGAACAGTTCTTCCAGGCGATTGCTCTTGTTGCGCAGGCTGAGCACCTCGATTCCGTGTCGTCCAAGCTCGACGAACAGCTGGTTGAGCCCCTGCTCCTTCTCCACCTGCACTTCAAGGGTGTGCTCGTCGGCGAGCGCGCACGGGAAGCCGTCCAGCAGCGGCGCAGCCGTGAGTGTGTCACGGGTGTCGAGCAGGAAGGTTTCGACGTGCAGCTCCTTGAGCAACTTGCGCATGCTGGTGTTGTAGATGATGCGACCCTGATCGATGATCGCGATGTGCCGACAGAGCTGTTCGGCTTCCTCCAGATAGTGCGTGGTCAGTACGATAGTGATGCCCTGCGCATTGATCTCCTGCAGAAACTGCCACATCGACCGGCGAATCTCGATGTCGACCCCTGCGGTGGGCTCATCCAGTATCAGCAGCTTGGGCTCATGAATCAGCGCGCGAGCAATCATCAGCCGGCGCTTCATGCCGCCAGACAGCATGCGCGAGGGTACGTCCCGCTTGTCCCACAGGCCGAGGCGCTTCAGGTAATGCTCGGCACGTTCGCGCGCCTGGCGCAGCGGAATCCCGTAGTAACCAGCCTGATTGACGAGGATGTCGAAGGTCTTCTCGAACTGACTGAAATTGAATTCCTGCGGCACCACGCCGATGCAGCGCTTGGCAGCCATCAGATCGGAGTCAATGTCGTGTCCGAATACGCGCACCGTACCTGCCGTCTTGTTGACCAGCGAGGAAAGGATGCCGATGGTGGTCGACTTGCCGGCCCCGTTGGGCCCGAGCAATGCAAAGAAATCGCCCTGCTTCACTTCCAGATCGATCCCACGCAACGCGGTGAACCCGTTGCCGTAGGTCTTGGTCAGCCCCTGAATACTGATCGCCGCTGTCATGCATCACTCACTTGCCGATGGTGACCCATCTCAATGGGGCCAACGGACCGGTTTTCAACCCCTTGGATGACAACCGATGCTCCGCTGCGGCG
Above is a window of Halopseudomonas nanhaiensis DNA encoding:
- the queF gene encoding NADPH-dependent 7-cyano-7-deazaguanine reductase QueF (Catalyzes the NADPH-dependent reduction of 7-cyano-7-deazaguanine (preQ0) to 7-aminomethyl-7-deazaguanine (preQ1) in queuosine biosynthesis), which gives rise to MSQQHPAEQSPLGKSSAYVSVYTPSLLFPIARAPKWQELGLDADQLPFHGADIWNCYELSWLNPSGKPEIAAAEFIFPLRGGRIVESKSFKLYLNSFNQTVFSDRREVLRTLESDLSVAAQGPVMVRLMNMGQLHQLGMGQMPGTCLDDLDVKIDQYEYNPGLLQLAASGEVAREHLFSHLLKSNCPVTGQPDWASVSIRYAGQRIDGASLLRYLVSFRQHSDFHEQCVERIFCDLQSLLGKNAELTVYARYVRRGGLDINPYRSTEPGMPENFRLARQ
- a CDS encoding ABC transporter permease; amino-acid sequence: MTYWRNSWIAFTTILNKEIRRFTRIWPQTLLPPGITMALYFVIFGNLIGSRIGTMDGYEYIDYIVPGLIMMSVITNSYSNVVSSFFSTKFQRSIEELMVAPVSPHVILLGYTFGGVARGLAVGFIVTLMSLFFTRLNVQHIGLTIAVVFFTSLVFSLGGFINAVYARTFDDISIVPTFVLTPLTYLGGVFYSINMLPEFWQGVSLINPILHMVNAFRYGILGVSDIPIATALILMAVFIAVLYGYSYRLLVRGTGMRQ
- a CDS encoding ABC transporter ATP-binding protein — its product is MTAAISIQGLTKTYGNGFTALRGIDLEVKQGDFFALLGPNGAGKSTTIGILSSLVNKTAGTVRVFGHDIDSDLMAAKRCIGVVPQEFNFSQFEKTFDILVNQAGYYGIPLRQARERAEHYLKRLGLWDKRDVPSRMLSGGMKRRLMIARALIHEPKLLILDEPTAGVDIEIRRSMWQFLQEINAQGITIVLTTHYLEEAEQLCRHIAIIDQGRIIYNTSMRKLLKELHVETFLLDTRDTLTAAPLLDGFPCALADEHTLEVQVEKEQGLNQLFVELGRHGIEVLSLRNKSNRLEELFLALVDDNAEKGAQA
- a CDS encoding DUF4404 family protein; amino-acid sequence: MPANRLKVQLEHLQETLTDPEAPLTPEERQSLQELATNLEARVIAMEAQEQAEADPTLVDGVNLMVERFEASHPRVAGTLRSVMQTLVDIGV